ATTCCACGGATCTCCGCCGGGCCGGTTCGGCCAGTCGCCGAGTATCGGTATGAGATAAGGGGTTTCGTTGCGAACGATGCGTCGGCCGTCTGGGGCCATGCGCAGCCCGCTGTCCAGGGTGTACCAGGCGGGCCACGGCAGGATCGACTTCGAGTCTGTCCCGTTGACCGCGGTGAGTGCACCGGAGATCTGGCGCCACACCTCGGCGGCGATCTCGTCGGCGGTGCAGTCCCGGGCCGCCTTCGGCCGCCCCGATTCATCGCGAAGGTGCGTCGAGGGCGTGTTGAAATCGCCGATGTCCACCGACAGGACCGACACGTAGCCGTCGCGGGCCAGGTTCGGGCGGTGCTCCCACATCCCGTGCTGGTTGATCGACGACAGCGCCCACTCGGTCCCGGAGTAGTACATGTGCCCGCGCAGCAGCTGGAACTCGGTGTCGAAGAAGAACTGTATGCCGGACAGGGTCTGGAACCGGTCCCACGGCACCCGCCCCATGTGGTCCATGGCGTAGGGATCCCGGCGCGTGGGCGGTCTGGTCGCGCCCGGCTGCAGCGGACCGTCCGGCGGCGGCGCGGAGGTGGTGAACCCGTCGAGTCCGGCGACCGTGCCTCCGGTCCCGGCAGCGCGCAGGGCCGCGGTGACGCGCTCGGCGCCCGGAGCATCGAGCGCCACCACGACATAGTCCGGGGTCACTCGAGTGCCGTCGGCCATCTTCACCCGCACCCGAGGTCGCAGGTGCGGAGGCTGTCGCAGGTCGACCACCGGCGGATCGATGCACTCGACCACCGCCTGGACGAAGTGGACGCCGATCTGGTCCAGGTGGCGGTACCAATGGTCGAACCACGAGTCGGTGGTGGGGCCGTTGAGGACGCCGTCGGCCTTGTTGTCGCGGCGGTCCATCTGCAGTTGCAGCTGTAGATAGGTCGTCAGGTTGGTGCGCGCGTCACCCCATTGCACGTCGAATGCGGCCAGCACCTTGGGCATCTCCCGCAGGTAGCTGTCGAACTCGGCCGTGTAGTAGAACCGGCGGGTGCCGTCGGGTTGCCTGCCGACGAAGAAGTCGTAGGCCGACTGATTCTGCAGTTCGGCGGCCCGGCGCACCGGGCTGGTCACCAGATACTGGAGCAGCCGGCTGACGAAGTTGTACACGTCGGTCGGGGCGAACCCCAGGCTGGTGAGCTGTCTTCCGATGCTGACCACTTCGGCCGAGTTCCGGGGTTTCTCGCGGGGGAAGACCAGCGAGGGTTTGCCGTTGACGGTGGTGCCCTGGGTGACCACCCGGCGGACGTTGTCCAGCACGGTGCGCGACGTCGGCGTCCAACGCTGCGAGCCGTCGGGGGAGAGGGACCGGTGGTAGATGGGGATGCGATTGAACAGGTCCCAGGTGTGCAGATAGTAGGCCGGGAAGAAGCGGAATCCGTGCTCGCCGGCGATGGCCCCGCCGGGCACCGGGTAGGTGCCCGGCCGGCCGGGGAAGGGGCGCAGTTCGGCGCAATGCCCGTGACCGGGAGCGGCTTTCGCGTACTGGGAGGCGGCCAGGCCGCCGAGTTTCACCGGCGGGTGTCCGCCGCCGTCGCGTTCGTCGGCGCGTGCCTCGTAGACGGTGACGTCGAAGCCACGTTCGGCGAGTGCCTGGGCGGCGGTCAGCCCGGCGATACCGGCGCCCAGGACGGCCACGGTGGGACGGCGCGGGCACGAGGCGGGGCTGGTGATCGAGTGGCTCATGGCGTGTCCGCCCGGAGGGCATCCAGCAGCCCCGGCTGCGACGGTGCCCGGACCGCCGCGTGGACATAGGCCCGCAGGGTGTCGTGCGCACGCAGCACGTCATCGAGCGCGCCGCGCACATTGAGTGCGCCGGTCTCGATCGCGTCATCGAGAGTGATCGCGGCGTCGAGGATGGCCAGGATGGCGGGCCGCGACGTGACGACCCGGATGCCCGTCGGGTCATCGGCGTCATCGGTGACCTCGAGTCGTCGGCCGCCCCGCAGCGTGCAGCGTTCGTCGTCGACCTCCAGGCCGACCACCAGTGCGCCGAGGGCGTCCAGGACGTGCCGGTAGCTGGCGGGAAGCTCATCGGCGAGGTGGCCGATCGATCTGCGCAGCAGAGACGAAACCGATTCAGCCATGGAGGAACTCGAATACGCCGGTGCCGCGGAAGTCCATCCGTCGGCCGTTGATCGAACCGGTCACGACGGCGGCGCCGGTGGATTCGCACAGCACGGTTACCCCGTCCAGCGACAGCTCGCTGGGCTGGGCGAGTCGCGCGTAGGACTGTGGCAGGAACTCGACCCGTGCGGCGTCACCGGCCCGGTGCGCGGTCACCGTGACGCACTCCGGTACGCCCGGAACCTCACCGTCGAGCAGCAGGCGCATCGGTGCCGGCAGGGTGCAGTCCGCCCGACGGTGCAGCACACCGGATGTCCGGACCGCCACGGCCGCGTGCCGGAAGATCGCCGCGGGTTCGTTGTGGTGCCACACATAGAGGGCCTGGGAGAAGTAGCGCAGCCGTCGGCGGTCGGTCATCCGCAGGAACACCAGCGACCACGGCTGGTCGGGATCGCTCGGCAGGACGGTCGCCCACTCCCAGCCGAAGTCGTCACCCCACCGGAACCGGCCCCAGTTGTGGTCGTGATAGGCGATGTCGTCGGTGAACCGGTGCTCGCGGCCGCCGATGCGCAGCCACCCGGTGGCGTGCAGGCGCGGGACGAACAGCCAGCTCATCCGCCCGGAACCGACCGGCTGGTTGGTGACGACGAAGGGCTTGCTGGCCGGGACGAAGGACAGTTCCCCGGCGATGCCGCGAGCCGGGAGATCGATGACGACGCGGTACCCATCGGGCCGGATCAGCATCCGGTTCCCGCCGATCGTCAACTCGCCCAGGCTGGGTGCGATGGCGAGCGCGTCCGCGGCGAATCGTTCGACGGCGCCGCCCCATCGGTCGTCATGGGCGATGACGATCACCCGCGGCGCGAGGCGGTACCGACCGTCGGGCGCGCTCTCGGTGTTCAGGCTGAAGTTGACGAGCAGCCGACAGCCCCCGGCGTGGATGACGAAGTGATGCCATTCCTTGAAGGCCTCGGCGTTCGCCATGCCGATGGTGGGGGTGCGCAGGAAGTCGGCCGCTGCGAGGGTGGCCGTCATGGTGACGACCTCGCCGCAGGTGTGTCCGAGGTGCGTTCGGCCAGGGCTTCGATGGCCGATCCCAGGCTCGCGATCCCGAGCAGCAGGTGCACGAAGTCATCGGCGGTGCCGGAGGTGTGCGGGTCGGGGCCGGCCACCGTGCGCACCAGTCGGCCGAGGCCGGCCAGGCCGGTGAGATAGTCGATGAAGCTGCAGTCATCGGCCAGTGCGGCAACGGGATCGGTGAGGGTCATGCGAATCCCTCTGGGCGCAGCCGGGACAGTACGGAGTCGTCGAGGCCGTGTCCGACGACCGCGTCGGCCAGTAGCTCGGCCCAGGCGCTGGGGGTGGCCTTGGGTTCGCAGGGCCCGTCGAGGACGTTGAGGCTCAGCGTCTCCCAGATGCGCCGAAGGTTCTCGACGGCTTCGGAGGCGGCCAGCCGGTCGCGCAGCTGGGCGCCTTCGGGTGTCCGGGCGTATCGCGCGCCCTCGGCCACGAGCATGTCGTGCACGCTGCGGGCGGCGGCCGGGTTTCCCAGGACGGCGCGCCGCGCGCCCATCAGCAGGTCGAAGGCCGCGCGTTCGGATCCGGCGTGTTCGGGCGGTGTCGGCAGCAGGGCGGGCGCGTTGCGTTCGACGAGGTCGAGGGCGGCCTCTCGGATCCGTTCCAACTCGGCCAGCATGCCGATCAGCTGTTCGGGGGTCATCGGGTGCGCTCGTGGACGAAGTCGGTCAGGTGGGTGAGCATGTCCCGGTGCCGGCTCGCCGGCAACCAGTCCATCCCGGAGAGCACCGCTTCGGCGGCCTGCGCGTGTTTGGCCGCCACCGCGCGAGCATGGTCGAGCGATCCCATGCGCTGCATCAGGTCGAACAGCCAGCGGATGTCATCGAGGGTCTTCGGGTCGCAATGTTGTTGAGTGCGTAGGAAGTCGGCGATGGCACCGCGACCGGTCCGGGACAGCTCGCCCTGGCCGGCCAACCGGTCCAACAGATCGGTGAGGTTCAACTCGCCGTCCATGCTGGGGCGACGCTTCCCCAGAATTCCCACGGCGCGGTCGCGGTCCTCCGGGCGGGCATTGCGCAGCGTGTGCAGCAGCATCAGCGTGCGTTTGCCCTCCCAGAGGTCGCCGCCGATCTCCTTGCCGTAATCCTCCGGATCGGCCCGCAGGTTCAGCAGGTCGTCGGTGATCTGGAACGCGGCTCCGACGTGCCGGCCGAGCTCTTCCAGCGGCGCGAGACGGTCGATGCCGGCGCCGGCGGCGATCGCGCCGGCCTGCAGCGGGGTGATGAAGGAGTACCAACTGGTCTTGAGTTCCACCATCCTCAGGTAGTCCGCATCGGTGAGTTCCCATGTGTTGCAGCGCACCCACTCCAGTTCGATGGCTTGGCCGTCCACCGTCTGGCGGGTCATGTGCGCGACCGCGCGCAGGATGCGCAGTGCCGGGCCGAGGCCGACGCGTCCGACGTTGTCGAGCAGCGGCTGCAGGGTCAGGGACAACATCGCGTCGCCGACGTTGACGGCGATCGGGATGCCGTGGTCGATGTGCATCGTGGGTTTTCCTCGGCGCCACCAGGATTCATCCTCGAT
This region of Mycolicibacterium diernhoferi genomic DNA includes:
- a CDS encoding FAD-dependent oxidoreductase, producing MSHSITSPASCPRRPTVAVLGAGIAGLTAAQALAERGFDVTVYEARADERDGGGHPPVKLGGLAASQYAKAAPGHGHCAELRPFPGRPGTYPVPGGAIAGEHGFRFFPAYYLHTWDLFNRIPIYHRSLSPDGSQRWTPTSRTVLDNVRRVVTQGTTVNGKPSLVFPREKPRNSAEVVSIGRQLTSLGFAPTDVYNFVSRLLQYLVTSPVRRAAELQNQSAYDFFVGRQPDGTRRFYYTAEFDSYLREMPKVLAAFDVQWGDARTNLTTYLQLQLQMDRRDNKADGVLNGPTTDSWFDHWYRHLDQIGVHFVQAVVECIDPPVVDLRQPPHLRPRVRVKMADGTRVTPDYVVVALDAPGAERVTAALRAAGTGGTVAGLDGFTTSAPPPDGPLQPGATRPPTRRDPYAMDHMGRVPWDRFQTLSGIQFFFDTEFQLLRGHMYYSGTEWALSSINQHGMWEHRPNLARDGYVSVLSVDIGDFNTPSTHLRDESGRPKAARDCTADEIAAEVWRQISGALTAVNGTDSKSILPWPAWYTLDSGLRMAPDGRRIVRNETPYLIPILGDWPNRPGGDPWNPHGSSWATRPPEDLWLDDLWRRHVWQARHGGYQVHHNSVVFAGTWTKTFTRMTSMEAACESGRHAVNAILDHYIWIGTGGADRRDHTTLDWRFPYGFLDQNLSSPIRMPTPAGDYCYIFDLENREPADTRPLRNLDSRYAAQSMPHPLDIPAPPPVARNGFPSPFPEARR
- a CDS encoding SCP-2 sterol transfer family protein → MAESVSSLLRRSIGHLADELPASYRHVLDALGALVVGLEVDDERCTLRGGRRLEVTDDADDPTGIRVVTSRPAILAILDAAITLDDAIETGALNVRGALDDVLRAHDTLRAYVHAAVRAPSQPGLLDALRADTP
- a CDS encoding polyprenyl synthetase family protein encodes the protein MHSPITVSDPLEDYLADCKEACDAEIEKLYGSGQHGTGGLYDLILDYPQRGGKALRPALAIAICLGLGGHLDAVLPTAATLELYHNAFLIHDDIEDESWWRRGKPTMHIDHGIPIAVNVGDAMLSLTLQPLLDNVGRVGLGPALRILRAVAHMTRQTVDGQAIELEWVRCNTWELTDADYLRMVELKTSWYSFITPLQAGAIAAGAGIDRLAPLEELGRHVGAAFQITDDLLNLRADPEDYGKEIGGDLWEGKRTLMLLHTLRNARPEDRDRAVGILGKRRPSMDGELNLTDLLDRLAGQGELSRTGRGAIADFLRTQQHCDPKTLDDIRWLFDLMQRMGSLDHARAVAAKHAQAAEAVLSGMDWLPASRHRDMLTHLTDFVHERTR